The following proteins come from a genomic window of Paramisgurnus dabryanus chromosome 19, PD_genome_1.1, whole genome shotgun sequence:
- the LOC135771469 gene encoding endonuclease domain-containing 1 protein-like, producing the protein MKMLFIMNVSVLLLLICPSVISEVIDFSYCSRFFYQEQPPVIPGILENSRSMGNPYKTICQKYENEYRFATFYNTTNRIPVFSAYRFIGKKIIKRPGNIWRIEPELEPSPNDEMRVLYENQAIDEDFFNNTYNMSRGHLYPSCHSCDNITANSTFTMTNAVPQKINFNNGSWNRLEKTAIDVMDEYCRDKQHNGQVLAHVLTGAVPGNTTLNNRVNIPSHMWMTFCCYNISSSSWSSKAYWGANIEENINDNVTISERSLEELQEFLSNVWVKITKLFHNNCE; encoded by the exons ATGAAGATGTTGTTTATCATGAACGTCTCAGTGCTGTTACTGCTCATCTGTCCATCCGTCATCTCTGAAGTTATAGACTTTAGTTATTGTAGTCGTTTTTTTTATCAAGAACAGCCTCCAGTGATTCCTGGCATTCTGGAGAATTCACGCTCCATGGGTAATCCATACAAAACGATCTGTCAAAAATATGAGAATGAGTACAGATTTGCGACGTTCTACAACACAACCAACAGGATTCCAGTTTTCTCAGCTTACAGATTCATTGGGAAAAAGATCATCAAGAGACCAGGAAACATCTGGAGGATTGAGCCTGAG CTTGAACCCTCACCCAATGATGAGATGAGAGTCCTGTATGAAAATCAAGCTATAGATGAAGACTTCTTCAATAATACTTATAACATGAGTCGTGGTCACTTGTATCCCAGCTGTCATTCATGTGATAATATCACAGCTAATTCTACATTCACAATGACCAATGCTGTGCCACAGAAGATCAACTTTAATAACGGCAGCTGGAATCGCTTGGAAAAAACAGCTATAGATGTGATGGATGAATACTGTCGTGATAAGCAGCACAATGGACAGGTTTTGGCCCATGTGTTAACAGGAGCTGTGCCGGGTAACACTACACTAAACAACAGAGTGAATATACCATCACACATGTGGATGACTTTCTGCTGCTATAACATCAGCTCAAGTTCTTGGTCCTCAAAAGCTTACTGGGGTGCAAATATAGAGGAAAATATAAATGACAATGTCACAATCAGTGAAAGAAGTCTGGAGGAATTACAAGAATTTCTCAGTAATGTATGGGTAAAAATCACAAAGTTATTTCACAACAACTGTGAATAA
- the LOC135771460 gene encoding endonuclease domain-containing 1 protein-like: MRLFVASGVFVLLALSVPGIVSKLEDNITQCGDFFFDEKPPVIPGILEDSVAQNNHYKIICQKYKNKIRFATLYDTTNKIPVFSAYKYTGTTEFRRPQMPWMIEPQLDPSGGEMHEPFVKQTRNQDYWIDHSDTCTPDALFSVNHTADRETAESTFTLTNSVPQKKGFRDGIWNFVENETKKYMDSNCTDHQNNTVAYVLTGAVPGNGKVNKRVNIPSHVWMAFCCYNSTSWNTWSYKAENKRHNAVTTIRLKSLEELQNFLTEKFKKNITLFNNNCG; this comes from the exons ATGCGGCTGTTTGTTGCGAGCGGCGTCTTTGTGCTCCTGGCACTGAGTGTTCCAGGCATCGTCTCTAAACTTGAAGACAATATCACTCAATGCGGTGACTTCTTCTTTGATGAAAAGCCTCCAGTTATTCCTGGGATTCTGGAGGATTCAGTTGCACAGAATAATCATTACAAAATAATCTGTCAAAAATATAAGAATAAGATCAGATTTGCAACGCTTTATGACACTACAAACAAGATTCCTGTTTTCTCTGCTTACAAATACACCGGGACAACGGAGTTCAGAAGACCACAGATGCCTTGGATGATTGAGCCACag CTTGACCCTTCAGGTGGTGAAATGCACGAGCCGTTCGTCAAACAAACTAGAAATCAAGACTACTGGATAGATCATTCCGATACCTGTACCCCAGATGCCTTGTTTTCTGTGAATCACACAGCTGATAGAGAAACTGCTGAATCTACATTTACACTGACCAACAGTGTGCCACAGAAAAAAGGCTTCAGGGATGGAATTTGGAATTTTGTGGAAAATGAAACTAAGAAATACATGGACAGTAACTGTACTGATCATCAAAACAACACTGTTGCTTATGTGCTCACAGGAGCTGTACCTGGTAATGGAAAGGTGAATAAAAGAGTGAACATACCATCACATGTGTGGATGGCATTTTGCTGCTATAACAGTACATCATGGAATACATGGTCTTACAAGGCCGAAAACAAACGTCATAATGCTGTTACCACCATTCGCCTCAAGAGCCTGGAGGAATTACAGAACTTCCTGactgaaaaattcaagaaaaacattACGCTGTTTAACAACAACTGTGGGTAA